From one Peredibacter starrii genomic stretch:
- a CDS encoding Mpo1 family 2-hydroxy fatty acid dioxygenase, giving the protein MRTYNQWMDEYGVSHQNHTNQLIHKICVPLIMLTVVGFLWCIPTPAVFASIPFLNWATLFIAGCLCFYLSLNFIQFLGMIVQTFIMCFICHHLYQAGILLPFCIIVFVLAWIGQFWGHKIEGKKPSFLQDIAFLLIGPLWVTRFFYRKIGINV; this is encoded by the coding sequence ATGAGAACCTATAATCAGTGGATGGATGAATATGGAGTGAGTCATCAAAATCATACTAATCAGCTCATTCATAAGATTTGTGTTCCTTTGATCATGCTCACTGTTGTTGGATTTCTCTGGTGTATCCCAACTCCCGCTGTCTTCGCCTCAATTCCATTTCTCAATTGGGCCACTCTCTTCATCGCTGGCTGTTTGTGCTTTTATCTCAGTCTGAACTTTATTCAGTTTTTGGGAATGATCGTTCAAACCTTCATCATGTGTTTTATCTGCCATCACCTTTATCAGGCAGGAATTCTTCTTCCATTCTGTATTATTGTTTTTGTCCTGGCATGGATTGGACAATTTTGGGGACACAAGATCGAAGGTAAAAAACCATCTTTTCTACAAGATATTGCCTTTCTTCTGATTGGCCCACTTTGGGTAACGAGATTTTTTTATCGTAAGATTGGAATCAATGTTTAA
- the fumC gene encoding class II fumarate hydratase: MKDNVRIEKDSFGEIEVPANHYWGAQTQRSLHHFKISHEKMDTELIKALVLIKKAAAQVNEEMKAMPIAKTLAIKGAADEILTGIHKEEFPLAVWQTGSGTQTNMNVNEVIANIANEILGGKKGDKLVHPNDDVNKGQSSNDVFPTAMSIAATRVILMDLLPAVEKLKNTFKKKSEDYWEVTKIGRTHLMDATPITLGQELSGYVSQLEHSMKHIEAQLPHLSELALGGTAVGTGLNAPKGFAEKAAGVISKYTGIQFVSAPNKFEALAANDALVQAHGALKGLAASLIKIANDIRWLASGPRSGLGEISIPENEPGSSIMPGKVNPTQCEAMTMLCAQVMGNDVAIGIGGASGNFELNVFKPLLIHNFLQSVRLLTDGCLSFEKFCVSGIEPRLKTIEEHLRNSLMLVTSLNPHIGYDNAAKIAKKAHKENKTLKEVAVELGLVSAEDFDKWVRPEEMTNLKH; encoded by the coding sequence ATGAAGGACAATGTTCGAATCGAAAAAGACTCATTCGGAGAGATTGAAGTTCCAGCGAACCATTACTGGGGCGCTCAGACACAGAGATCTCTCCATCACTTTAAAATCTCCCATGAGAAAATGGATACTGAATTGATTAAGGCCCTGGTCTTGATCAAGAAGGCGGCCGCACAAGTCAATGAAGAGATGAAGGCAATGCCCATTGCTAAAACTCTCGCCATTAAAGGTGCGGCCGATGAAATTCTCACCGGAATTCATAAAGAAGAGTTTCCTCTTGCGGTCTGGCAGACGGGAAGTGGAACTCAGACCAATATGAATGTGAACGAAGTGATCGCCAATATTGCCAATGAGATTCTCGGCGGAAAAAAAGGCGACAAGCTTGTTCACCCGAATGATGACGTCAACAAAGGGCAAAGTTCCAATGACGTTTTTCCTACTGCCATGAGTATCGCCGCCACTCGAGTGATCTTGATGGATCTTCTCCCTGCAGTAGAAAAATTAAAAAATACATTCAAGAAAAAGTCTGAAGACTATTGGGAAGTGACGAAGATCGGTCGCACTCATTTAATGGACGCAACTCCCATTACTCTGGGCCAGGAACTTTCGGGTTATGTTTCTCAATTAGAGCATTCAATGAAACATATTGAAGCTCAACTCCCGCATTTATCAGAATTAGCTTTAGGGGGAACTGCGGTAGGAACCGGACTTAATGCTCCTAAAGGCTTTGCGGAAAAGGCCGCGGGTGTGATTTCAAAATACACTGGAATACAATTTGTCTCGGCTCCTAATAAGTTTGAGGCCCTTGCGGCAAACGATGCTCTTGTTCAGGCCCATGGTGCTCTGAAAGGTCTCGCTGCCTCGCTCATCAAAATTGCCAATGACATCAGATGGCTCGCGAGTGGTCCACGAAGTGGGTTGGGTGAAATTTCCATTCCTGAGAATGAGCCCGGCTCATCCATCATGCCAGGGAAAGTGAATCCTACTCAGTGTGAAGCAATGACAATGTTATGTGCCCAGGTGATGGGCAATGACGTGGCGATTGGAATTGGTGGAGCATCCGGAAACTTTGAGCTTAATGTGTTTAAGCCCCTTCTTATTCACAACTTCCTACAAAGTGTTCGTTTGTTAACAGATGGCTGTTTAAGCTTTGAAAAATTTTGCGTAAGCGGAATTGAACCAAGGCTAAAAACCATTGAAGAGCACTTACGAAACTCACTCATGCTCGTGACATCACTTAATCCTCATATCGGTTATGACAATGCCGCCAAGATCGCGAAGAAGGCCCACAAAGAGAATAAAACTCTGAAAGAGGTCGCTGTAGAGCTCGGGTTAGTATCAGCTGAGGACTTCGATAAGTGGGTACGTCCGGAAGAGATGACCAATCTTAAACATTGA
- a CDS encoding pyridoxal phosphate-dependent aminotransferase → MSFLSNRVEKLAESETLAMARLGNELKEKGVNVINMSLGEPDFATPDFIKTAAKEAIDKNFSYYTPVPGYKDLQEAISAKFKRDNNLNYRPSQIVVSTGAKQSIINVVMATVNPGDEVILPAPYWVSYSEMIQLNEGKVVEIQTDYKADFKITPEQLEKAITPKTKMFLFSNPCNPTGTMYTEKELRALGEVFKKNPHVLIVSDEIYEYISFTEKMFSIGSIPELANRTVTVNGLSKGYAMTGWRLGYLGAPEEVAKACVKIQGQFTSGPSSISQRAAVAAVNADPAVVKTMQEAFKNRRDLLISLMKEVPNLKLNNPGGAFYLFPEVSAYFGKKNGDTVIKDAKDLCMYLLNVGHVAMTPGGAFGAPNYLRLSYATSEDKIREAVRRIATALAELK, encoded by the coding sequence ATGAGTTTTTTATCGAATAGAGTTGAAAAGTTAGCTGAGTCTGAAACATTGGCCATGGCCCGTTTAGGGAATGAGCTTAAAGAAAAAGGCGTTAACGTTATCAACATGAGTTTAGGTGAGCCGGATTTTGCAACACCGGACTTCATTAAAACTGCCGCTAAAGAAGCGATCGATAAAAATTTCTCTTATTACACTCCTGTGCCAGGATACAAAGATCTTCAAGAAGCAATCTCTGCTAAATTTAAGCGTGATAATAATTTGAACTACAGGCCTTCACAGATTGTGGTTTCAACTGGTGCTAAACAATCGATCATTAACGTTGTCATGGCGACTGTGAATCCAGGTGACGAAGTGATTCTTCCTGCACCTTATTGGGTGAGCTATTCAGAAATGATCCAGCTTAATGAAGGGAAGGTCGTTGAGATCCAAACGGATTACAAAGCTGATTTCAAAATCACTCCAGAGCAGCTTGAAAAGGCCATTACTCCAAAAACGAAAATGTTCTTGTTCTCAAATCCATGTAACCCAACCGGGACCATGTACACTGAAAAAGAACTTCGTGCTCTGGGAGAAGTGTTCAAAAAGAATCCTCATGTATTGATCGTTTCTGATGAAATTTATGAATACATTAGCTTCACTGAAAAAATGTTCTCAATCGGTTCAATTCCAGAACTTGCTAATCGTACAGTGACAGTAAATGGTCTCTCGAAAGGTTACGCGATGACCGGTTGGAGACTTGGTTATCTTGGTGCCCCGGAAGAGGTGGCAAAGGCCTGTGTGAAAATTCAAGGTCAGTTTACTTCTGGTCCAAGTTCAATTTCTCAGCGTGCTGCCGTTGCGGCCGTGAATGCTGATCCTGCGGTCGTAAAAACGATGCAGGAAGCTTTTAAGAATCGTCGTGATCTTCTTATCTCTTTGATGAAAGAAGTTCCGAATCTTAAATTAAACAATCCTGGTGGCGCTTTCTATTTATTCCCTGAAGTATCTGCATACTTCGGAAAGAAGAACGGTGACACTGTCATTAAAGACGCAAAAGATCTTTGCATGTATCTCCTAAATGTAGGACATGTGGCCATGACTCCGGGTGGGGCCTTTGGCGCTCCTAATTATCTGCGTCTTTCTTACGCAACTTCTGAAGATAAGATTCGTGAAGCAGTTAGAAGAATTGCCACGGCACTAGCAGAGTTAAAGTAA
- a CDS encoding endonuclease/exonuclease/phosphatase family protein, with translation MKFSFLLILLLSSHAWAKWSVSTYNIRNFDKDPGSGQTNIAELGKIIKSVQSDVMAFEEVVNRTAFDSLIKQNLPGYAYQMSNCGGFGKQNLAVVYNPKVFEFMSTVEDLSFSGSNNNSCGSLRPALLVTLMHIASKKIYTFGAVHLKAGGDNRAMSQRWKQYQNLGGLVKKYAAQNLILLGDFNTTGYNLQNEDYQRFEDMLSGTGVRTMAENIGCTNYWKGTQGGAEFQPSILDHIVLQDKNVAQVMDVRVGAHCAMTDCRPATPQNLGVSYQSVSDHCPVQVTFR, from the coding sequence ATGAAGTTTTCATTTCTTCTCATCCTCCTTTTGAGTTCCCATGCATGGGCCAAATGGAGTGTATCGACTTACAACATTAGGAACTTTGATAAAGATCCTGGTTCTGGTCAAACCAACATTGCTGAACTTGGAAAAATTATTAAGTCAGTACAAAGTGATGTAATGGCCTTCGAAGAGGTCGTTAACAGAACTGCATTTGACTCACTCATTAAACAAAATCTTCCAGGCTATGCTTACCAGATGTCCAACTGCGGTGGTTTCGGTAAACAAAATCTTGCGGTGGTTTATAATCCAAAAGTTTTTGAATTCATGAGCACAGTAGAAGATCTAAGCTTCTCTGGTTCAAACAATAATTCTTGTGGATCATTAAGACCGGCGCTTCTGGTTACTCTCATGCACATCGCTTCGAAAAAGATCTATACCTTTGGAGCAGTACACTTGAAGGCCGGTGGTGACAATCGTGCTATGTCTCAACGGTGGAAGCAGTATCAAAACCTAGGCGGGTTAGTTAAAAAATATGCTGCTCAAAATTTAATCCTTCTTGGGGACTTCAATACCACTGGTTACAACCTTCAAAACGAAGATTATCAAAGATTTGAAGATATGCTCTCTGGAACCGGCGTGAGAACCATGGCGGAAAACATTGGGTGTACTAACTACTGGAAGGGAACACAGGGCGGTGCTGAGTTCCAACCGTCAATCTTGGATCACATTGTTCTTCAGGATAAAAACGTAGCTCAGGTGATGGATGTGAGAGTTGGGGCACATTGTGCCATGACGGACTGTCGTCCTGCGACACCACAGAACCTTGGTGTAAGTTACCAGTCTGTCTCTGACCATTGCCCGGTACAGGTCACATTCCGTTAA
- a CDS encoding HIT family protein, translating into MNCPLCERSKNTAEGKYPFLIHEFKNSYLYLGEHQYYQGYCVLVTKDHYREMTDVPSPKREELFQEMMRAHEVIQKVFQPKKMNMCSLGNVVDHVHWHFFPRYESDPNFKNPPWLQMQHFDSAKVSPEKRDELIEILKNAFSSK; encoded by the coding sequence ATGAATTGCCCATTGTGTGAAAGATCAAAAAATACGGCGGAAGGAAAGTATCCTTTTCTCATTCACGAGTTCAAAAATTCTTATTTGTATTTAGGTGAGCATCAATATTATCAAGGCTACTGTGTACTCGTGACGAAAGATCATTATCGCGAGATGACAGATGTTCCATCACCAAAACGTGAAGAACTATTTCAAGAAATGATGAGGGCCCACGAAGTCATTCAAAAAGTTTTCCAACCAAAAAAAATGAACATGTGCAGCTTAGGAAATGTGGTTGATCATGTGCATTGGCATTTCTTTCCGCGTTATGAGAGTGATCCAAATTTCAAAAATCCGCCTTGGTTACAGATGCAGCATTTTGATAGTGCCAAAGTGTCTCCTGAGAAGCGTGACGAACTTATCGAAATTTTGAAAAACGCATTTTCATCAAAGTAA
- a CDS encoding 2OG-Fe(II) oxygenase: protein MIEQIIQEIEGKGWSHRTGVIGPTELAEIKDFFDHRRSEFVPAKVGKGENLQRAENIRGDYTFWIDPHEPPATFRHLVHFLTELKEALNGHFFLGLKDFECHLAYYPPGTYYTKHSDRHGLESSRVLSFIFYLHDEWNENDGGELVIYDKDDSILETVKPVPGSFICFLSEKFPHEVKPAKRERRSFTGWMHRKILY, encoded by the coding sequence ATGATTGAGCAAATTATTCAGGAAATAGAAGGAAAAGGCTGGAGTCATAGGACCGGAGTAATTGGTCCTACGGAGCTGGCCGAGATCAAAGACTTCTTTGACCATCGCCGAAGCGAATTTGTTCCAGCGAAGGTCGGGAAAGGTGAGAACCTTCAGCGCGCTGAGAACATACGTGGCGATTACACGTTTTGGATCGATCCCCATGAACCACCGGCAACATTCAGGCATCTGGTACATTTTCTTACGGAGCTCAAAGAAGCGCTAAACGGTCACTTCTTTTTAGGTTTGAAGGATTTTGAATGTCACCTGGCCTACTATCCTCCAGGAACTTATTATACCAAACACTCTGATCGACACGGATTGGAATCGTCCCGAGTGCTCTCATTCATTTTTTATCTTCATGATGAATGGAATGAAAATGATGGGGGAGAGTTAGTTATCTATGATAAAGATGATTCGATTTTGGAAACGGTTAAACCTGTTCCTGGATCATTCATTTGTTTTTTAAGTGAGAAATTTCCTCACGAAGTAAAACCGGCCAAACGTGAACGAAGAAGTTTTACAGGTTGGATGCATCGAAAAATTCTGTACTGA
- a CDS encoding MATE family efflux transporter, which produces MTTNVLPRKEALKQLLIFALPIIFGQLGLMLVGTGDMIIAGRYSRECLAAIGLAISIANPIQISLLGMQFAISPLLAQKRGNGESIDDYFWTVTLYSFFVGLVSFVLTYLSIQIVPWLNYGPTLQPIILDYILITSFSSFGLCFYQSSKEFFQSQEKTLAANILAMLAVFVNLYFNYSFVYGVYGMPELKEQGLAWASLIVRMLMATGLFAMTYKYWKSSKKVNWNFMKELLRLGTPITASLFFEIMAFCAVTLFVGKFDAIQTAANNLALNIGSLSFMIPMSISAAVGVKVGHAYGEKNYENVRIFSQVSLFASFCFTLMTGLFFYLFPEVVMGLYTDDNLVVDFGKKLLFWVACFQLFDGAQVTIAGILRGLSITKASSLAIFTGYWLIGIPLGYYLGFFSGLEAQGFWVGLATSLAVVAVMLGMILRKKLNQL; this is translated from the coding sequence ATGACGACAAATGTTCTGCCTCGTAAAGAAGCTTTAAAGCAGCTTCTGATTTTTGCTTTACCGATTATTTTTGGACAACTAGGTCTTATGTTAGTGGGAACCGGAGATATGATTATCGCCGGTCGCTATTCCCGTGAGTGTCTCGCCGCCATTGGGCTTGCGATCTCTATCGCCAATCCGATTCAGATTTCACTTCTAGGAATGCAGTTTGCGATCTCACCACTTCTTGCCCAGAAAAGAGGGAATGGTGAATCGATTGATGATTATTTCTGGACCGTAACTCTTTATAGTTTTTTTGTGGGACTTGTTTCTTTCGTTCTGACCTATTTAAGTATTCAGATCGTTCCATGGTTAAATTATGGGCCGACTCTTCAACCGATCATTCTCGATTATATTTTGATCACAAGTTTTTCTTCTTTTGGACTTTGCTTCTATCAAAGCTCTAAGGAGTTCTTTCAGTCTCAGGAAAAAACTCTCGCCGCCAACATCCTGGCGATGCTTGCCGTGTTTGTGAATCTCTATTTTAACTACTCATTTGTTTATGGTGTTTATGGCATGCCAGAGTTAAAAGAGCAGGGTCTTGCATGGGCGAGTCTGATTGTTCGAATGCTCATGGCAACAGGGCTTTTTGCCATGACTTATAAATATTGGAAGTCCTCGAAGAAAGTTAACTGGAACTTCATGAAAGAGCTTCTCCGATTGGGAACTCCGATTACCGCCTCTCTCTTTTTTGAAATTATGGCGTTCTGTGCGGTGACCTTATTTGTTGGGAAGTTCGACGCCATCCAGACTGCGGCCAATAATCTTGCGCTTAATATTGGTTCACTATCTTTCATGATTCCGATGTCCATCTCTGCAGCGGTAGGGGTGAAAGTCGGGCACGCTTATGGAGAGAAGAATTACGAAAATGTCAGAATCTTTTCTCAGGTAAGTTTATTCGCTTCATTTTGTTTTACTCTCATGACCGGTCTTTTCTTTTATCTATTTCCAGAAGTGGTTATGGGTCTTTATACCGATGACAACCTGGTGGTTGATTTTGGAAAGAAACTTTTATTTTGGGTCGCTTGCTTTCAGCTCTTTGATGGTGCTCAAGTTACGATTGCAGGAATTCTTCGAGGTCTTTCCATTACCAAGGCCTCTTCATTGGCGATCTTCACCGGCTATTGGTTGATTGGTATTCCACTTGGTTACTATCTAGGATTCTTCAGTGGTCTTGAGGCACAGGGCTTTTGGGTAGGTCTAGCAACGTCTCTGGCGGTTGTTGCTGTCATGTTAGGAATGATTTTAAGAAAGAAATTAAATCAGTTGTAA
- the def gene encoding peptide deformylase, with amino-acid sequence MIQPICRMGNPILRKKTQEISKDYLLSDKFRQLLIDLKDSMKHYGGIGIAAPQIGVDLQVAIIELMGFNRYGEEVNLPLTTFVNPKIEYLTNEEQGFWEGCLSVPGLRGFVERPKKVRVRYLNEKAEPQELVAEGFLATVLQHELDHLQGVLYVDRIKDPKLLSYQEEFEEFIQAPSIE; translated from the coding sequence ATGATTCAGCCAATATGCCGTATGGGAAATCCGATTTTAAGGAAAAAGACACAAGAGATATCAAAAGATTACCTTTTGTCTGACAAGTTTCGTCAGTTATTGATTGATCTTAAAGATTCGATGAAGCATTACGGCGGAATTGGAATTGCTGCTCCTCAGATCGGAGTTGATTTGCAGGTGGCCATCATTGAACTCATGGGCTTTAATCGCTACGGTGAAGAGGTGAACCTTCCACTTACAACATTTGTTAATCCAAAGATTGAATATCTCACCAATGAAGAGCAAGGCTTTTGGGAAGGCTGTCTATCAGTCCCGGGTCTGCGCGGTTTTGTTGAGCGGCCAAAAAAAGTTCGCGTTCGTTATCTGAATGAAAAAGCCGAGCCCCAGGAACTTGTGGCCGAAGGTTTTTTAGCGACTGTGTTGCAACATGAACTAGATCATCTGCAAGGCGTTTTATATGTGGATCGAATTAAAGATCCCAAACTTCTTTCTTATCAGGAAGAGTTTGAAGAGTTTATCCAAGCACCCAGTATTGAGTAA